In Pelmatolapia mariae isolate MD_Pm_ZW linkage group LG2, Pm_UMD_F_2, whole genome shotgun sequence, one DNA window encodes the following:
- the kdm3b gene encoding lysine-specific demethylase 3B isoform X2 — MEDSLELIGKRLLLLLDDGRSPNGSEPEQAAWARDWLRGTVRAVSVIGLAAPEVSVGEATTTTTAAGLTVFVEFENASQRCSWVQVYDEGVKAVLVEDSIVWACRSDVTDTSGAPAPAWPALTFRSLVDRVGLGSLVPVEYFGNKNFEFLPDNKAVQRFEVDKDARHPLLLEQPALQAAISSWRTDFELQEIFRKGSYTIQGRKVRVYQPEFEECWATGLVSQHDPISHIMEITLDKGEENQMVDPRVIHVMLTEEELGKNGRRRKDSETMKGDSGRRRRTASEGEDDLNLKRFKGAADTGADAQNCGDTSKTAVDAMGIWAGDSGERVSSTTKNGSSSDGTFPQGRGSPPTINSSLQMDQSNASSPRYPGQVKENGRAVATQGAADSTTTITPTPPPLKPAPSPFSTASFPSLGQMPVLVPGAPAPKASSSPQLEREEGNHAAYSKTAALVSPGPVTISWSQDSVPSVSLSTSVGFSSKTSNWGSQTEGSKTASGFRLSQAGPTAPVFGDVTSQTNGAPTTTTASQDAPKPFGFSFGGAKTEAQPKPDQNLFFQCMSQKSVTSLNLTADQTQSKDTNYFTAVSESLSKEPPSLFKPAAPTEGLKKPEQPKVPEVQQTGNGVFNKSSSPFQGMGGSPGGRSSGLNVGGPAVSSGAQSASKKNSNNGSSVVGLGLQSGFNSAESHQNLFLQNSKESANPFLAYGEKSSLTAFVGLTGSEPQSMGPALDSKPNLFTMAEPPKGILSSPFPASSAAASTSTSPSPAPASSQTLQSEGTETKEEQDVSEIPSSTSDCPMFGNAGPGGMEEVPVPFDQSQSQKFSLEDRGQSSKHDSESSSNSDLSDLSDNEEGLEKGQIPGGPSVSAKDGAIMQKNKVQGAAKSRPRNKPFKVGQSVLKDQSKVRRLKQSGESFLQDGSCINVAPHLHKCRECRLERYRKYRNTGEESDDDDDPNVACRFFHFRRLAFTRKGVLRVEGFLSPQQSDSMAMGLWLPVPAVHEGLDLDTSKYILANVGDQFCQLVMSEKEAMMMVEPHQKVAWKRAVRGVREMCDVCETTLFNIHWVCRKCGFGVCLDCYRLRRNRPREDVDETPEDEVFSWLKCAKGQPHEPQNLMPTQIIPGTALYNIGDMVHSARGKWGIKANCPCANRHTKPLVRPTAPNGISQSTPGSGGGLAGATSGTGIAPKSEGETSAIKTETTQTPVSSDSGGGESVGSTSTSTSGTSSPCNLTQSSAKESRSSGEGNSSALHWLADLATQKAKDDTKESGSLRSIMSRDSRPPFGLDSLSALSKPSASSPKLFNSLLLGSSMAQSKPEGSSLRDLLNSGPGKLPQGPGESGVPFPSVFTSAGSDKLKSSLPNFLDHIIASVVETKKAEGRRTGASEGGELGALGSRKDGVMGLSVLEPHTSHSWLCDGRLLCLQDPSNSNNWKIFRECWKQGQPVLVSGIHKRLKTELWRPEAFSEEFGDQDVDLVNCRNCAIISDVKVREFWDGFEVISKRLQDADGRPMVLKLKDWPPGEDFRDMMPTRFDNLMDNLPLPEYTKRDGRLNLASRLPNFFVRPDLGPKMYNAYGLISTEDRKVGTTNLHLDVSDAVNVMVYVGIPHGEDNQEEEAEISGRKEVLTTIEEGDVDEMTKRRVHEGKEKPGALWHIYAAKDAEKIRELLRKVGEEQGQENPPDHDPIHDQSWYLDQVLRRRLYEEYGVQGWAIVQFLGDAVFIPAGAPHQVHNLYSCIKVAEDFVSPEHVRHCFRLTQEFRHLSTTHTNHEDKLQVKNIIYHAVKDAIGTLKAHESKLTRPYSSPQTAGL, encoded by the exons ACTTTCCGCTCCCTGGTGGACAGAGTGGGTTTAGGATCCTTGGTTCCTGTAGAGTATTTTGGAAACAAGAATTTTGAGTTCCTGCCCGACAACAAAGCTGTCCAAAGGTTTGAG GTTGATAAAGATGCAAGACACCCTTTGCTGTTGGAGCAGCCAGCTCTGCAGGCTGCCATCTCCAGCTGGCGTACTGACTTTGAACTGCAGGAGATATTCAGGAAGG GTTCATACACCATTCAAGGACGCAAAGTTCGTGTGTACCAGCCGGAGTTTGAAGAGTGCTGGGCCACTGGACTGGTCTCACAGCACGACCCTATCTCTCACATTATGGAGATTACCTTGGATAAG GGAGAAGAAAATCAGATGGTTGATCCTCGTGTGATACACGTCATGCTGACAGAGGAGGAG CTTGGCAAGAATGGGCGGCGAAGGAAGGACAGCGAAACAATGAAAGGGGACAGCGGACGCAGACGCAGGACTGCCTCAGAAGGTGAGGATGACTTGAACTTGAAACGGTTTAAAGGAGCGGCAGATACCGGAGCAGACGCACAAAACTGCGGCGACACCAGCAAAACTGCAGTGGACGCGATGGGGATTTGGGCTGGAGACTCTGGTGAAAGAGTCAGCAGCACAACCAAAAATGGAAGCTCTTCAGATGGAACCTTTCCTCAGGGCCGAGGGTCGCCCCCAACAATTAATTCCTCGCTCCAGATGGACCAGTCAAACGCTAGCTCTCCTCGATATCCCGGCCAAGTCAAAGAAAATGGTCGCGCAGTCGCCACGCAGGGAGCAGCAGACTCGACCACCACCATTACACCCACTCCTCCTCCCCTCAAACCAGCCCCTTCCCCCTTTTCCACTGCGTCTTTTCCCTCACTAGGCCAGATGCCAGTCTTGGTTCCTGGAGCACCAGCCCCCAAGGCCTCCTCATCCCCCCAGCTCGAACGAGAGGAGGGCAACCACGCAGCTTATTCCAAAACAGCTGCTCTTGTTTCCCCAGGACCTGTCACCATTTCTTGGTCACAAGACAGCGTTCCCAGTGTTTCGCTTTCAACTTCTGTGGGTTTTAGCTCTAAAACTTCTAACTGGGGAAGCCAGACGGAG GGATCTAAAACGGCATCAGGCTTTCGTTTGTCCCAAGCTGGACCTACTGCTCCTGTATTTGGAGATGTTACCTCACAGACCAACGGAGCTCCTACCACTACCACAGCCTCTCAGGATGCTCCCAAGCCTTTTGGCTTCAGTTTTGGTGGAGCAAAGACTGAGGCTCAGCCTAAGCCAGACCAGAACCTGTTTTTCCAGTGCATGTCGCAGAAGTCTGTCACCAGCCTAAATCTAACTGCTGATCAGACCCAATCCAAGGACACCAATTACTTTACTGCAGTGTCTGAGAGCCTGAGTAAAGAGCCTCCAAGCCTTTTCAAGCCAGCAGCCCCCACTGAAGGGCTGAAAAAGCCTGAGCAGCCTAAAGTGCCTGAGGTCCAGCAAACGGGAAATGGTGTGTTCAACAAATCATCATCACCCTTCCAGGGCATGGGGGGCTCTCCAGGAGGACGGAGCTCTGGCTTAAATGTGGGTGGTCCAGCAGTGTCCTCTGGAGCCCAAAGTGCTTCTAAAAAGAACAGTAATAATGGAAGTTCAGTAGTTGGCTTAGGGCTGCAGTCTGGTTTTAATTCTGCAGAGAGTCACCAGAACCTTTTTCTACAGAACTCCAAGGAGTCTGCTAATCCATTTTTGGCATACGGGGAAAAATCCTCCCTCACAGCTTTCGTTGGCCTAACTGGGTCCGAGCCACAGTCCATGGGTCCTGCGCTGGACAGCAAGCCGAACCTGTTCACTATGGCAGAGCCACCTAAGGGGATTCTGTCTTCTCCTTTCCCAGCATCGTCAGCAGCTGCTTCAACCAGCACTTCCCCCTCTCCGGCACCAGCCTCATCTCAGACGTTACAAAGTGAAGGGACTGAGACAAAGGAGGAGCAAGACGTTAGCGAGATTCCATCATCCACCTCAGACTGCCCGATGTTTGGAAATGCTGGCCCTGGCGGAATGGAGGAGGTGCCCGTGCCCTTCGACCAGAGCCAGTCTCAGAAGTTTAGCTTGGAAGACAGAGGCCAGTCATCTAAACATGACTCTGAGTCCAGCAGCAACAGTGACCTCTCAGATCTGAGTGACAATGAGGAGGGCCTGGAGAAAGGTCAAATCCCAGGAGGACCTTCTGTTTCTGCCAAGGATGGAGCCATCATGCAGAAAAATAAGGTCCAGGGGGCCGCTAAGAGCCGTCCACGTAACAAGCCTTTCAAAG tGGGTCAGTCTGTACTTAAAGATCAGAGCAAGGTGCGTCGTCTAAAGCAGTCTGGTGAGTCCTTTCTTCAAGATGGCTCCTGCATCAATGTGGCCCCTCACTTGCACAAGTGCCGCGAATGCCGCCTGGAGCGTTATCGGAAATATCGGAATACGGGCGAAGAGagcgacgacgatgatgatccGAATGTAGCCTGTCGTTTTTTCCACTTCAGAAG GCTGGCTTTCACTCGTAAAGGTGTGCTGCGTGTGGAAGGTTTCTTAAGTCCCCAGCAGAGTGATTCTATGGCCATGGGACTGTGGCTACCTGTGCCCGCTGTTCATGAGGGCCTCGACCTCGACACATCCAAGTACATCCTGGCCAATGTGGGAGATCAGTTTTGTCAGTTGGTGATGTCTGAGAAGGAGGCCATGATGATGGTGGAGCCTCACC AGAAAGTGGCCTGGAAACGTGCCGTGCGAGGCGTCAGAGAAATGTGCGATGTGTGTGAGACCACCCTGTTCAATATCCACTGGGTCTGTCGTAAATGTGGGTTTGGAGTGTGTCTGGACTGCTACCGGCTTCGCAGGAACAGGCCAAGGGAGG ATGTAGACGAAACTCCGGAGGATGAAGTTTTCTCTTGGTTGAAGTGTGCCAAAGGCCAACCTCACGAGCCACAAAACCTCATGCCTACACAAATTATACCTGGAACAG CTCTTTACAATATAGGAGACATGGTGCACTCAGCAAGAGGCAAGTGGGGTATTAAAGCCAACTGTCCCTGTGCCAATCGACACACTAAGCCTCTAGTGCGCCCTACTGCCCCAAATGGGATTTCACAG TCCACACCGGGCAGTGGTGGTGGCCTCGCAGGTGCAACCTCTGGTACTGGCATCGCTCCAAAATCAGAGGGAGAAACATCAGCAATCAAAACAGAAACCACACAGACACCAGTATCGTCAGACAGTGGGGGTGGAGAAAGTGTGGGCAGTACCAGTACCTCCACCAGTGGTACGTCCTCCCCCTGTAACCTCACACAGTCCTCTGCCAAGGAGTCGCGCTCATCAGGAGAAGGCAACAGCTCTGCTCTGCACTGGCTGGCAGACTTGGCCACACAGAAAGCCAAGGATGACACCAAGG AATCCGGTTCGCTTCGCTCTATAATGAGTCGAGACAGTCGACCTCCCTTCGGCCTGGACTCCCTCAGTGCTCTGTCAAAGCCTTCTGCTTCTAGCCCTAAGCTATTTAACAGCCTTTTACTGGGCTCCAGCATGGCCCAGTCTAAACCTGAGGGATCCAGTCTCCGGGACCTGCTCAACTCCGGACCAGGAAAACTGCCCCAAGGCCCTGGAGAGAGTGGGGTACCATTCCCCTCTGTTTTTACCTCAGCAGGC AGTGACAAGCTGAAGAGCAGCCTTCCAAACTTCCTGGATCACATCATCGCCTCAGTTGTGGAGACCAAGAAGGCCGAGGGCCGTCGCACCGGGGCCTCTGAAGGCGGAGAACTCGGAGCGTTAGGGTCTCGCAAAGACGGCGTAATGGGCCTCAGCGTTTTGGAGCCACATACCTCACACTCCTGGCTTTGTGATGGCCGACTCCTTTGCCTACAGGATCCcagcaacagcaacaactgGAAGATCTTCAGAGAGTGCTGGAAGCAGGGACAG CCTGTGTTGGTGTCAGGGATACATAAACGTCTGAAGACTGAGTTGTGGCGGCCTGAAGCTTTCAGCGAGGAGTTTGGAGACCAGGACGTAGACCTGGTCAATTGTAGAAATTGTGCTATTATCTCTGATGTAAAGGTGCGAGAGTTCTGGGATGGCTTTGAGGTTATTTCCA AGCGACTGCAAGATGCCGATGGCCGGCCCATGGTGTTAAAATTAAAGGACTGGCCTCCAGGTGAAGACTTCAGGGACATGATGCCCACACG GTTTGACAATTTAATGGACAACCTCCCTTTGCCCGAGTACACAAAAAGAGACGGTCGTCTAAATCTCGCTTCGCGCCTGCCTAACTTTTTTGTGCGTCCTGACCTTGGACCGAAGATGTACAACGCTTATG GCTTAATATCGACTGAAGACCGGAAGGTGGGAACCACTAACCTCCACCTGGATGTGTCTGATGCGGTTAACGTCATGGTCTATGTTGGCATCCCTCACGGAGAAGACAACCAGGAGGAAG AGGCAGAAATCTCTGGACGCAAAG AGGTCTTGACCACCATTGAGGAAGGCGATGTGGACGAAATGACGAAGAGGAGGGTGCACGAGGGAAAGGAGAAGCCTGGAGCTCTCTGGCACATCTACGCTGCCAAGGACGCAGAGAAAATCAGGGAGCTGCTTCGCAAG GTGGGAGAAGAACAAGGTCAAGAGAACCCGCCAGATCACGACCCGATTCATGACCAGAGCTGGTACCTGGACCAGGTGCTCCGCCGCAGGCTCTACGAAGAATATGGCGTCCAGGGTTGGGCCATTGTACAGTTCTTAGGAGATGCTGTATTTATCCCTGCTGGAGCTCCCCACCAG GTGCACAACCTGTACAGCTGTATCAAGGTGGCGGAGGACTTTGTGTCTCCCGAGCATGTGAGGCACTGTTTCAGGCTGACCCAGGAGTTCAGACACCTGTCCACTACTCACACAAACCATGAAGATAAACTCCAG GTGAAGAACATCATCTATCACGCAGTGAAGGACGCCATTGGGACGCTGAAGGCCCACGAATCCAAACTAACGCGCCCTTACTCGTCTCCTCAAACCGCCGGCCTCTGA
- the kdm3b gene encoding lysine-specific demethylase 3B isoform X3, which produces MEDSLELIGKRLLLLLDDGRSPNGSEPEQAAWARDWLRGTVRAVSVIGLAAPEVSVGEATTTTTAAGLTVFVEFENASQRCSWVQVYDEGVKAVLVEDSIVWACRSDVTDTSGAPAPAWPALTFRSLVDRVGLGSLVPVEYFGNKNFEFLPDNKAVQRFEVDKDARHPLLLEQPALQAAISSWRTDFELQEIFRKGSYTIQGRKVRVYQPEFEECWATGLVSQHDPISHIMEITLDKGEENQMVDPRVIHVMLTEEELGKNGRRRKDSETMKGDSGRRRRTASEGEDDLNLKRFKGAADTGADAQNCGDTSKTAVDAMGIWAGDSGERVSSTTKNGSSSDGTFPQGRGSPPTINSSLQMDQSNASSPRYPGQVKENGRAVATQGAADSTTTITPTPPPLKPAPSPFSTASFPSLGQMPVLVPGAPAPKASSSPQLEREEGNHAAYSKTAALVSPGPVTISWSQDSVPSVSLSTSVGFSSKTSNWGSQTEGSKTASGFRLSQAGPTAPVFGDVTSQTNGAPTTTTASQDAPKPFGFSFGGAKTEAQPKPDQNLFFQCMSQKSVTSLNLTADQTQSKDTNYFTAVSESLSKEPPSLFKPAAPTEGLKKPEQPKVPEVQQTGNGVFNKSSSPFQGMGGSPGGRSSGLNVGGPAVSSGAQSASKKNSNNGSSVVGLGLQSGFNSAESHQNLFLQNSKESANPFLAYGEKSSLTAFVGLTGSEPQSMGPALDSKPNLFTMAEPPKGILSSPFPASSAAASTSTSPSPAPASSQTLQSEGTETKEEQDVSEIPSSTSDCPMFGNAGPGGMEEVPVPFDQSQSQKFSLEDRGQSSKHDSESSSNSDLSDLSDNEEGLEKGQIPGGPSVSAKDGAIMQKNKVQGAAKSRPRNKPFKVGQSVLKDQSKVRRLKQSGESFLQDGSCINVAPHLHKCRECRLERYRKYRNTGEESDDDDDPNVACRFFHFRRLAFTRKGVLRVEGFLSPQQSDSMAMGLWLPVPAVHEGLDLDTSKYILANVGDQFCQLVMSEKEAMMMVEPHQKVAWKRAVRGVREMCDVCETTLFNIHWVCRKCGFGVCLDCYRLRRNRPREDVDETPEDEVFSWLKCAKGQPHEPQNLMPTQIIPGTALYNIGDMVHSARGKWGIKANCPCANRHTKPLVRPTAPNGISQQSTPGSGGGLAGATSGTGIAPKSEGETSAIKTETTQTPVSSDSGGGESVGSTSTSTSGTSSPCNLTQSSAKESRSSGEGNSSALHWLADLATQKAKDDTKESGSLRSIMSRDSRPPFGLDSLSALSKPSASSPKLFNSLLLGSSMAQSKPEGSSLRDLLNSGPGKLPQGPGESGVPFPSVFTSAGSDKLKSSLPNFLDHIIASVVETKKAEGRRTGASEGGELGALGSRKDGVMGLSVLEPHTSHSWLCDGRLLCLQDPSNSNNWKIFRECWKQGQPVLVSGIHKRLKTELWRPEAFSEEFGDQDVDLVNCRNCAIISDVKVREFWDGFEVISKRLQDADGRPMVLKLKDWPPGEDFRDMMPTRFDNLMDNLPLPEYTKRDGRLNLASRLPNFFVRPDLGPKMYNAYGLISTEDRKVGTTNLHLDVSDAVNVMVYVGIPHGEDNQEEEVLTTIEEGDVDEMTKRRVHEGKEKPGALWHIYAAKDAEKIRELLRKVGEEQGQENPPDHDPIHDQSWYLDQVLRRRLYEEYGVQGWAIVQFLGDAVFIPAGAPHQVHNLYSCIKVAEDFVSPEHVRHCFRLTQEFRHLSTTHTNHEDKLQVKNIIYHAVKDAIGTLKAHESKLTRPYSSPQTAGL; this is translated from the exons ACTTTCCGCTCCCTGGTGGACAGAGTGGGTTTAGGATCCTTGGTTCCTGTAGAGTATTTTGGAAACAAGAATTTTGAGTTCCTGCCCGACAACAAAGCTGTCCAAAGGTTTGAG GTTGATAAAGATGCAAGACACCCTTTGCTGTTGGAGCAGCCAGCTCTGCAGGCTGCCATCTCCAGCTGGCGTACTGACTTTGAACTGCAGGAGATATTCAGGAAGG GTTCATACACCATTCAAGGACGCAAAGTTCGTGTGTACCAGCCGGAGTTTGAAGAGTGCTGGGCCACTGGACTGGTCTCACAGCACGACCCTATCTCTCACATTATGGAGATTACCTTGGATAAG GGAGAAGAAAATCAGATGGTTGATCCTCGTGTGATACACGTCATGCTGACAGAGGAGGAG CTTGGCAAGAATGGGCGGCGAAGGAAGGACAGCGAAACAATGAAAGGGGACAGCGGACGCAGACGCAGGACTGCCTCAGAAGGTGAGGATGACTTGAACTTGAAACGGTTTAAAGGAGCGGCAGATACCGGAGCAGACGCACAAAACTGCGGCGACACCAGCAAAACTGCAGTGGACGCGATGGGGATTTGGGCTGGAGACTCTGGTGAAAGAGTCAGCAGCACAACCAAAAATGGAAGCTCTTCAGATGGAACCTTTCCTCAGGGCCGAGGGTCGCCCCCAACAATTAATTCCTCGCTCCAGATGGACCAGTCAAACGCTAGCTCTCCTCGATATCCCGGCCAAGTCAAAGAAAATGGTCGCGCAGTCGCCACGCAGGGAGCAGCAGACTCGACCACCACCATTACACCCACTCCTCCTCCCCTCAAACCAGCCCCTTCCCCCTTTTCCACTGCGTCTTTTCCCTCACTAGGCCAGATGCCAGTCTTGGTTCCTGGAGCACCAGCCCCCAAGGCCTCCTCATCCCCCCAGCTCGAACGAGAGGAGGGCAACCACGCAGCTTATTCCAAAACAGCTGCTCTTGTTTCCCCAGGACCTGTCACCATTTCTTGGTCACAAGACAGCGTTCCCAGTGTTTCGCTTTCAACTTCTGTGGGTTTTAGCTCTAAAACTTCTAACTGGGGAAGCCAGACGGAG GGATCTAAAACGGCATCAGGCTTTCGTTTGTCCCAAGCTGGACCTACTGCTCCTGTATTTGGAGATGTTACCTCACAGACCAACGGAGCTCCTACCACTACCACAGCCTCTCAGGATGCTCCCAAGCCTTTTGGCTTCAGTTTTGGTGGAGCAAAGACTGAGGCTCAGCCTAAGCCAGACCAGAACCTGTTTTTCCAGTGCATGTCGCAGAAGTCTGTCACCAGCCTAAATCTAACTGCTGATCAGACCCAATCCAAGGACACCAATTACTTTACTGCAGTGTCTGAGAGCCTGAGTAAAGAGCCTCCAAGCCTTTTCAAGCCAGCAGCCCCCACTGAAGGGCTGAAAAAGCCTGAGCAGCCTAAAGTGCCTGAGGTCCAGCAAACGGGAAATGGTGTGTTCAACAAATCATCATCACCCTTCCAGGGCATGGGGGGCTCTCCAGGAGGACGGAGCTCTGGCTTAAATGTGGGTGGTCCAGCAGTGTCCTCTGGAGCCCAAAGTGCTTCTAAAAAGAACAGTAATAATGGAAGTTCAGTAGTTGGCTTAGGGCTGCAGTCTGGTTTTAATTCTGCAGAGAGTCACCAGAACCTTTTTCTACAGAACTCCAAGGAGTCTGCTAATCCATTTTTGGCATACGGGGAAAAATCCTCCCTCACAGCTTTCGTTGGCCTAACTGGGTCCGAGCCACAGTCCATGGGTCCTGCGCTGGACAGCAAGCCGAACCTGTTCACTATGGCAGAGCCACCTAAGGGGATTCTGTCTTCTCCTTTCCCAGCATCGTCAGCAGCTGCTTCAACCAGCACTTCCCCCTCTCCGGCACCAGCCTCATCTCAGACGTTACAAAGTGAAGGGACTGAGACAAAGGAGGAGCAAGACGTTAGCGAGATTCCATCATCCACCTCAGACTGCCCGATGTTTGGAAATGCTGGCCCTGGCGGAATGGAGGAGGTGCCCGTGCCCTTCGACCAGAGCCAGTCTCAGAAGTTTAGCTTGGAAGACAGAGGCCAGTCATCTAAACATGACTCTGAGTCCAGCAGCAACAGTGACCTCTCAGATCTGAGTGACAATGAGGAGGGCCTGGAGAAAGGTCAAATCCCAGGAGGACCTTCTGTTTCTGCCAAGGATGGAGCCATCATGCAGAAAAATAAGGTCCAGGGGGCCGCTAAGAGCCGTCCACGTAACAAGCCTTTCAAAG tGGGTCAGTCTGTACTTAAAGATCAGAGCAAGGTGCGTCGTCTAAAGCAGTCTGGTGAGTCCTTTCTTCAAGATGGCTCCTGCATCAATGTGGCCCCTCACTTGCACAAGTGCCGCGAATGCCGCCTGGAGCGTTATCGGAAATATCGGAATACGGGCGAAGAGagcgacgacgatgatgatccGAATGTAGCCTGTCGTTTTTTCCACTTCAGAAG GCTGGCTTTCACTCGTAAAGGTGTGCTGCGTGTGGAAGGTTTCTTAAGTCCCCAGCAGAGTGATTCTATGGCCATGGGACTGTGGCTACCTGTGCCCGCTGTTCATGAGGGCCTCGACCTCGACACATCCAAGTACATCCTGGCCAATGTGGGAGATCAGTTTTGTCAGTTGGTGATGTCTGAGAAGGAGGCCATGATGATGGTGGAGCCTCACC AGAAAGTGGCCTGGAAACGTGCCGTGCGAGGCGTCAGAGAAATGTGCGATGTGTGTGAGACCACCCTGTTCAATATCCACTGGGTCTGTCGTAAATGTGGGTTTGGAGTGTGTCTGGACTGCTACCGGCTTCGCAGGAACAGGCCAAGGGAGG ATGTAGACGAAACTCCGGAGGATGAAGTTTTCTCTTGGTTGAAGTGTGCCAAAGGCCAACCTCACGAGCCACAAAACCTCATGCCTACACAAATTATACCTGGAACAG CTCTTTACAATATAGGAGACATGGTGCACTCAGCAAGAGGCAAGTGGGGTATTAAAGCCAACTGTCCCTGTGCCAATCGACACACTAAGCCTCTAGTGCGCCCTACTGCCCCAAATGGGATTTCACAG CAGTCCACACCGGGCAGTGGTGGTGGCCTCGCAGGTGCAACCTCTGGTACTGGCATCGCTCCAAAATCAGAGGGAGAAACATCAGCAATCAAAACAGAAACCACACAGACACCAGTATCGTCAGACAGTGGGGGTGGAGAAAGTGTGGGCAGTACCAGTACCTCCACCAGTGGTACGTCCTCCCCCTGTAACCTCACACAGTCCTCTGCCAAGGAGTCGCGCTCATCAGGAGAAGGCAACAGCTCTGCTCTGCACTGGCTGGCAGACTTGGCCACACAGAAAGCCAAGGATGACACCAAGG AATCCGGTTCGCTTCGCTCTATAATGAGTCGAGACAGTCGACCTCCCTTCGGCCTGGACTCCCTCAGTGCTCTGTCAAAGCCTTCTGCTTCTAGCCCTAAGCTATTTAACAGCCTTTTACTGGGCTCCAGCATGGCCCAGTCTAAACCTGAGGGATCCAGTCTCCGGGACCTGCTCAACTCCGGACCAGGAAAACTGCCCCAAGGCCCTGGAGAGAGTGGGGTACCATTCCCCTCTGTTTTTACCTCAGCAGGC AGTGACAAGCTGAAGAGCAGCCTTCCAAACTTCCTGGATCACATCATCGCCTCAGTTGTGGAGACCAAGAAGGCCGAGGGCCGTCGCACCGGGGCCTCTGAAGGCGGAGAACTCGGAGCGTTAGGGTCTCGCAAAGACGGCGTAATGGGCCTCAGCGTTTTGGAGCCACATACCTCACACTCCTGGCTTTGTGATGGCCGACTCCTTTGCCTACAGGATCCcagcaacagcaacaactgGAAGATCTTCAGAGAGTGCTGGAAGCAGGGACAG CCTGTGTTGGTGTCAGGGATACATAAACGTCTGAAGACTGAGTTGTGGCGGCCTGAAGCTTTCAGCGAGGAGTTTGGAGACCAGGACGTAGACCTGGTCAATTGTAGAAATTGTGCTATTATCTCTGATGTAAAGGTGCGAGAGTTCTGGGATGGCTTTGAGGTTATTTCCA AGCGACTGCAAGATGCCGATGGCCGGCCCATGGTGTTAAAATTAAAGGACTGGCCTCCAGGTGAAGACTTCAGGGACATGATGCCCACACG GTTTGACAATTTAATGGACAACCTCCCTTTGCCCGAGTACACAAAAAGAGACGGTCGTCTAAATCTCGCTTCGCGCCTGCCTAACTTTTTTGTGCGTCCTGACCTTGGACCGAAGATGTACAACGCTTATG GCTTAATATCGACTGAAGACCGGAAGGTGGGAACCACTAACCTCCACCTGGATGTGTCTGATGCGGTTAACGTCATGGTCTATGTTGGCATCCCTCACGGAGAAGACAACCAGGAGGAAG AGGTCTTGACCACCATTGAGGAAGGCGATGTGGACGAAATGACGAAGAGGAGGGTGCACGAGGGAAAGGAGAAGCCTGGAGCTCTCTGGCACATCTACGCTGCCAAGGACGCAGAGAAAATCAGGGAGCTGCTTCGCAAG GTGGGAGAAGAACAAGGTCAAGAGAACCCGCCAGATCACGACCCGATTCATGACCAGAGCTGGTACCTGGACCAGGTGCTCCGCCGCAGGCTCTACGAAGAATATGGCGTCCAGGGTTGGGCCATTGTACAGTTCTTAGGAGATGCTGTATTTATCCCTGCTGGAGCTCCCCACCAG GTGCACAACCTGTACAGCTGTATCAAGGTGGCGGAGGACTTTGTGTCTCCCGAGCATGTGAGGCACTGTTTCAGGCTGACCCAGGAGTTCAGACACCTGTCCACTACTCACACAAACCATGAAGATAAACTCCAG GTGAAGAACATCATCTATCACGCAGTGAAGGACGCCATTGGGACGCTGAAGGCCCACGAATCCAAACTAACGCGCCCTTACTCGTCTCCTCAAACCGCCGGCCTCTGA